The Desulfoscipio gibsoniae DSM 7213 genome contains a region encoding:
- a CDS encoding OadG family transporter subunit: MVDWGAATSVALSGIVSVFAVLIVLQIGVQITGKVIDSQAKKQTQKQNS; encoded by the coding sequence ATGGTTGACTGGGGTGCGGCCACATCGGTGGCCCTATCAGGAATAGTGTCTGTTTTCGCGGTGCTGATAGTTTTGCAAATTGGTGTGCAAATTACCGGCAAAGTGATAGACAGCCAGGCTAAAAAGCAAACTCAAAAACA